The following proteins come from a genomic window of Corallococcus sp. NCRR:
- a CDS encoding Mov34/MPN/PAD-1 family protein, with protein MKGLLFRRAGGGVLKVSPEVLARLDPFRQLEPSQTEAGGVLLGRQIQGCDDIIIDEVTTPMTGDSRARLRFHRAPSRHQSVIDARWAESQGTCHYLGEWHTHPEPVPTPSSVDVDGWRRRLKEDRFEGSSLFFLIVGMEQVAIWEGIRMPRHLVPLQLQQSS; from the coding sequence ATGAAGGGTCTCTTGTTCAGGCGCGCCGGTGGCGGCGTCTTGAAGGTGTCTCCCGAGGTGCTTGCGCGGCTTGATCCATTCCGGCAACTGGAACCGTCCCAGACGGAGGCGGGCGGGGTGCTTCTCGGCCGCCAGATCCAGGGATGCGACGACATCATCATCGACGAAGTGACAACGCCCATGACGGGAGACTCGCGGGCACGGCTCCGATTCCACCGTGCGCCCTCACGGCATCAGTCGGTCATCGATGCTCGATGGGCTGAATCCCAAGGCACCTGCCACTATCTGGGGGAGTGGCACACCCATCCCGAACCAGTCCCCACTCCCTCCAGCGTTGACGTCGATGGCTGGAGAAGACGGTTGAAGGAGGACCGGTTCGAAGGTTCCTCTCTCTTCTTCCTCATCGTGGGAATGGAGCAGGTCGCTATCTGGGAGGGCATTCGGATGCCCAGGCATCTCGTTCCACTTCAACTTCAACAGAGCTCATGA
- a CDS encoding ThiF family adenylyltransferase, producing the protein MNPYCEEAQRQASHLRTLEQVSRRGILENCGPILLQTASNKFGYEEATCTGWLSVAEHTFRLRIRLPWTFPRCLPVISIEGMTPALMLPHGFSDNTLCYTSDLTLLDRKDPEAIVEESLLRVRHMLQDLVTGNRGREFLREAVAYWEGLAEGRALDCLITVRDEPRIVSVLQTTTEMKGVADDAETYSRSRLSIPAERLHAVNALYLPLSPEGDAAGFNVGELATPAGLRAYARRLPDGLRTALTNLISRCDKSRHLLILGLERTGADRALLGLEVTQFEQRHPLLADNTNAKLTPIHLVRWDRSYLLPRGGAEPDLQKCKVLIAGCGSVGGHLAMALARAGVGHLTLVDPDVLAPENTYRHVCGMSWRRQPKVHALSAEILWRTPYIEMEAVFESVEWWLKEHSERLRSYDLVIAAMGIPVLDLHLNEWAWMDAGNPPVLFAWLEPYGLGGHSLLTHVAGQPGRKRGCLECLYERPVEGGPLENRAAFASPGVSYGRDVLGCGTSYLPFANLDAQRTAELAARLALRSLRKEIDEATLFSWKSDSAPFQKAGYTVTPRFLTGQDTRESHHSDFRRLDCPICAPT; encoded by the coding sequence GTGAATCCGTATTGCGAGGAGGCCCAGCGTCAGGCTTCGCACCTGCGGACGCTCGAACAGGTCTCCCGGCGTGGGATTCTGGAGAACTGCGGCCCTATCCTGTTGCAGACAGCTTCGAACAAGTTCGGGTACGAAGAAGCCACCTGCACGGGATGGTTGAGTGTGGCGGAACACACGTTCCGTCTGCGCATTCGCCTGCCCTGGACCTTCCCGCGATGCCTGCCGGTGATCTCCATCGAGGGGATGACGCCCGCCCTCATGCTCCCTCACGGATTCAGCGACAACACGCTCTGCTATACTTCGGATCTGACGCTGCTTGACCGGAAGGACCCTGAAGCCATCGTTGAGGAATCACTCCTCCGGGTCCGCCACATGCTCCAGGACCTGGTGACTGGCAACCGTGGCCGGGAGTTCCTGCGGGAAGCCGTCGCATATTGGGAGGGGCTGGCGGAAGGACGCGCGCTTGACTGCCTCATCACGGTCCGGGATGAGCCCCGGATTGTATCCGTGCTCCAGACAACGACGGAGATGAAGGGCGTCGCGGATGATGCGGAGACCTACTCGCGCTCACGCCTGTCCATTCCGGCTGAGCGCCTCCATGCCGTCAATGCCCTCTATCTGCCGCTGTCTCCAGAAGGAGATGCGGCTGGCTTCAACGTGGGGGAACTCGCGACGCCGGCGGGGTTGCGCGCGTATGCGCGGCGGCTCCCGGATGGGCTCAGGACCGCGCTCACGAACCTCATCAGCCGTTGCGACAAGTCACGGCACCTTCTCATCCTGGGACTGGAGCGGACTGGAGCGGACCGCGCCCTTCTGGGCCTGGAGGTGACGCAGTTCGAGCAAAGGCATCCGCTTCTCGCAGACAACACGAATGCGAAGTTGACGCCCATCCACCTCGTCCGGTGGGACCGCTCCTATCTCCTTCCTCGCGGTGGCGCGGAGCCAGACCTTCAGAAGTGCAAGGTGCTCATCGCGGGGTGTGGTTCCGTCGGTGGCCATCTGGCCATGGCGCTGGCTCGGGCAGGAGTCGGACATCTCACGCTGGTGGACCCGGACGTTCTTGCCCCAGAAAACACGTACCGGCACGTCTGCGGGATGTCCTGGCGTCGTCAGCCGAAAGTCCATGCGCTGAGCGCGGAGATCCTCTGGCGCACGCCATATATTGAAATGGAGGCGGTCTTCGAATCGGTTGAATGGTGGCTCAAGGAGCACTCCGAACGCCTCCGCTCCTATGACTTGGTGATCGCCGCCATGGGAATTCCCGTCCTGGATCTTCATCTGAACGAATGGGCCTGGATGGATGCCGGGAATCCCCCCGTGCTCTTCGCGTGGTTGGAGCCATACGGGTTGGGCGGCCACTCGCTGCTGACCCACGTGGCGGGGCAGCCCGGCAGGAAACGAGGCTGCCTGGAGTGTCTCTATGAACGCCCTGTCGAAGGAGGCCCCTTGGAGAATCGGGCGGCCTTCGCCTCGCCGGGCGTCAGTTACGGACGGGACGTGCTTGGGTGTGGGACCAGCTATCTGCCCTTCGCGAACCTCGATGCTCAGCGAACGGCGGAACTGGCGGCGCGCCTGGCATTGCGCTCCCTGCGAAAGGAGATCGATGAAGCGACGTTGTTCTCCTGGAAGAGCGACTCGGCCCCCTTCCAGAAAGCGGGGTACACCGTCACGCCCCGGTTCCTCACGGGGCAGGACACCAGGGAAAGCCACCACTCTGATTTCAGGCGGTTGGATTGCCCCATCTGCGCGCCCACCTGA